The segment gacccatttaaaaaaaaaaaaaaacgtctataAATATTAGAATACTGACAATTATTGTTACATTGGCTGTCATCTAACAAAGTACTGAAGTTGAAATGAAATACTGGGGTCAAAGTGCAGAGACGCTTCAGGATTTGTCCCGCTGGCAGACATACACACCCATGCCATAAGATGAAGTGGTGTGCTTTAGATAATGAGTAGTTATGTTCTTTCTCCATACTCTCCTCATCATTCTGGTAAACGTCAATCTTTTGATATTTTTACCAAACTCTGCTCTGGCTCTTCTGATTTGACTTATAAAAGCATCAAATACTCTCTCaacgcagtatctgagtgatttgctagtgtcttacgaagcgccacacctacttcgatcaaaaaatgcaggctgcttgtcagtaccgcgtattataaaaactacagcagggagcagagctttttcttacaaagccccaaagttatggaatagtcttcgtATTAATGTTCGAGTCTCATACACAGTCTCAGTgcttaagtctaggctaaaagcctatttatttaaccaagcatttttgtatatAGATTAACCTtaagtaaaggagcagatctgggtgACTCATGGACATTAGAGTATTATGGTTAACTagtatgtttaaatgctgtcttcctcaTTCACActgatcacttaggtttgttgatggtgaagtgattggtcgctttacatctcagggtgccctcatgtctgtgtttcctctggctctctcttttagttatgctgtcatagttagtcctgctggagtccctgcttgcattTTGCACTACATATACAGGTACATTCAcctaatacagtatgtgactgaACATACCCAACTGTAATATCTCCCTCTCTGTCCCGTCCCCTCTCTGTCCCGTCCCCTCTCTGTCCCGTCCCCTCTCTGTCCCGTCCCCTCTCTGTCCCGTCCCCTCTCTGTCCCGTCCCCTCTCTGTCCCGTccctgcagatcaatccctgctacccgttatcacccaaatgagaatggtttccctgttgagtctggttcctctcaaggtttcttcctattgccaccttggggagtttttccttgccaccgtcaccctcgaCTTGCTCATTAAGAACAATCTAACCatgttgattcatacacattcacacaaacgTCCATAATTTCTTGACTTGACAACTACGTCAGAAAGGGTGTTCTTGATTGGGCAAACTGTCATTGGCAGTGACAGCTCTTTGGACATCACCCTGAACACTTGAATTCTGATCTCTAGACCTTTTGTGTTcattttcccttgtaaatgaaATACACTGGCTATTGAACAGTTGAGTAACCATTAgtctgggtttaaaaaaaaaaaaaaaaaaaaaccataaaagTGCTATAATTAATACAGAATTAATTTAGATGCCCTCAAAGTAAAGCTATAATTCCCATCATTGAGCATTAATGAATTTAAGCACAATACACCTTGAAAgctaaaataatcaaaagataaaaaattcaCAAAGATACAATCCAGTTAGATACATAGGGTATCTTAATTGATTGATAACTCCATAGCTATCCCACCCGCTCACCTGTCTATGCAAAGGTCCAGTTTGCACTGCTCTCGTAGCTGGGGTATTAACTCCTCTTTAGACTGTCTCACTGTCATGCCCTTAGCGAACACTGTATCCAACAGGAATCTACAAGGCTAGAGATAAAAAAGAGCACATACACATCAACCAATTTTCCAACAACTCTTATGATCAGCAGAAATCTGTTTTGCAACTTTGTAATCCTGTGAATTAGTTCAGCACTTAAATCCAAATGCTAATAACTGCTTACCTCTGCTTCATTGACTAACAGCTGGTACACCTTTACCCTGTATTCTCCTTTCTTTAGGGCTCGTCCTAATCGAATAGTGATCTgcagattaataataaaaaacattcaaaaaaacaacaacaaaaaacttaaaaaaaaaccctgaaatatAAGACGGATATACTGTAATGTGTTAGTTGTCAAAAAAGGTAAACCTTGTTGTCATCCGAGAAAGAAGAAAGGGTCTCGTTAAGTCGCACGCTCTCAAACTCCTGGTTGTTGGCGTAGACACGGAAGACTTTAAACTGGGTAGCTTGGACGCCGACATACGGCTCAAGGTTCTGCTTAAATGCTGCCAGTGTGATCCTTTTGTCAACATGAATTAAcaaacctggaaaaaaaaacccagtagTTTTAATTTGATTATCACAAAGTAGATTACAGGGCTGTATGGTAATTGGCTTGCAACTTCTTTTTACAATTTCAACCCTTGTGTTACATCAAAAAGAAAACTTGTATTAGAAATTATTAGATAAAAATTATCTAAAAGAAACACTCATAATGCAACAATGCATTATGGGCAACAATGCAAAGTCCCTGTAGATAGGTCATTactatacaaattataaaattttataaacaaatgcattaatataaataaacaagtgcataaaaatataatcatttTACAGAAAATTAGTCAAAATCAGAAAATCTGTTCAGTACCCTTCTGTGCATCTAGAGCAGCATCATCCTGCGAATACTGCTCTGCTCTGAAGTACAGGTAATGCGTCTGCGTTTTACTCTTGCCATTCTCGTCGTATTCGCTGTCGGTCCCTGAGTCCTCCTCAGCTGTGTCCCACGTCTCCTTCTTGCCCTCGTGGGCTTTGGAGCGCCGGCTGCTGGTGATGCTGTGCGAATCGAGGCCGTTGGCCAGAGGCAAGGGTGCGCCGTCTGCATTGCACAGCGTGTCGCTGCTGTGGCTCGAGCTCAGGATGTCAGAGTCCACAGAGCTGGTGCTGCGATCGTTGTTTGCGTCCGAATCGGATCGTTCCTCCGAAGCCAGCTGGTTTTCTGCCTGCGGGAAATCGAGGTGCTCGAAATCGCTGTGGTCCGAACTCTTCTGGCTCTCGCTGGTGCTGGAGGTTtgcttctgctgctgctgttgtttctGCTGCTGTTGAAGGGAAAGGTTTTTTAACTTCTCCGTGCTCTCCTCCAGGATAGCCTCAACACACTGGCCCCGGCTTTTAGCACCCTCAAATGAGTCCTCAGAGTCACCGCTCGCTTTGGAGCAACTAGTTCTGTGAGCCATGGAGCCTGGAGACTTCTCCGGGAGCGAAACAAACAGTCTGATCGTGTTGCCGTGACGATCCAAAAGCTTCCACAGGAGCGAGTCGGTGAACGTGGCTTGATGGTCATCGGAGTCCGAGCTCTCcacaaaaacctaaaaaaaaaaattgagattaCAGCTGGTGATCAAGGCAGAATTTTGGCATAGACTGACCAAGAAATTTAGATAAACAACTTGTAATTGTCTTTTcgtcattttaaaaatgaaaccttGTTACTCCTGAAGAAACCCTCAGCTTTCAGTGTCTTGTTGGGCACGTAGAGTAGCCGAAGGTCATTATAGCAGCGCTCCAGGACGACTCGCATGGTTTCTGCAGACAGCCCGGTGGCCTGAACAAACAAATTagcaagaataaaaagaaatacacaaaAGGTTTTCGTTAGATTTGTGATCTTTATAAACTCACAATGAAAAACTTATCCGCACTGGCTGCTTGATTATCTTCCACAAGCAGGTTATGACCTCTATGCATCATTATTAAATGATCAAATTAACAAATCAGAGTGCTTGTGTAGACTGCGAGAGAGAAAACATACTTGTGCAATGAGTTGCTTGAACTCTGTAATGGTTTGGTTCAGGTACGCCCTGACGCTGATGGGAGCAGCGATGGTCTCGCTCTTCAGATCCACCACGTGGACCTTCACCATCACCTCTGAAGAGTTCGTTTGTATAGGTATTACACTTAAGCAAGCTCACAATCTTAGTATGTACACTACACTAactataaattattattcaattataatgttttatttatttattaaaaaaatatattgcttAGTGTTTTATAGTACCTCCAGGTTTATACGGCTGGAACACTTGGTCGGGACGGCAAGTCTCAAGTAGCAAATCGAACATGTAGGAGGATTTCACCCCGCCGAGGAGCAGCCCCATGGGCATGTCCTCCTCCCCCTCGTAGGAGCGCTCCAGATATTCGTGAAATTCATCATACTTCACTAACCGACAGCAGTCCAGAGGAACAAGGCCCTCAAGATCCATTAGCTGGAGAACAAAAGAGCAAACATGTGTTACCCCAATGTGTATAATGCATgatgacaaagtgaagcatggtggtggaagcaTTATGTTTACACGCGTCTACATACATAAGAACGTGATTCTGGTGTACCTTGTATGCTATTTCCGTGGCCTCTCTGAGGGTTTTGTCCTTGTGAACCTCCAGCTTATTCTCCATCATCATCGTCTTGACAGGATGCATGCAGAAGAGCTTGATCTATACAAATGAGGGGgggttaaaaatataataaaaatggagGTTTAAGATAAATTGCGCATGAGGTTgctctaaacaaacaaaacaccgTACCTTGCAGGTATTGCGTTCgatctctctttgtctcttttccTGTTCCTCGGATTCTCGCTCTCTCTGAACGAGACGCTTTATGTGCTCTGGGAAGTCTTCGACGTCGAGGTACTCTGCACACAAAAGTGACGGTTTAGAAACCAGTCAAATGATTCAAGTAAACTGAAAATTTACTGGAAATATTTGATTAGATTAAAAAGTAGAACTTTTCTTACTTGCGTTCCTTGAGGAATCTTTCAGTCTATATATGAGCATGTATGCATTAGTGGAGCTGTTAGAATAGAAAATATAATTCGGGGATTATTTCCAGTCAGAAAGACCAGTGATGTACGCAAGAATGTCCTTACTTtttaactttgtttttaaaatgtgaaagagTTGGTTGGATTAATCTCAGGGAGATGCCATTTAGTTGTTCATTGGCTGAACTCCATGGACATTATGTCTGCTTTtagacaggactgtgtgtgcatgtgtgggctCGTCCCTTTTAAACCACACTGTCAAAGCAGCagccgaagagagagagaggaaaaacaaaacaaaaaaaaaaacataaaatgtgagGTTTTATTTACCTGGCAAAGGCACTGGAGTAATAGCCTCTGCTCCCTGAGGAACCACCGTAGGTCTTCCTGATGTCATCCTGCGTGATCTATGGGAAAAGaacaataaacattttcagAAACAAACAGAGTATTAAGATATTatcctgaaaaaaagaaaaaaaacataatttacaaTGTCTATGAGACTATGAAAGCTGGCAAACCTTGCTGACATGCTGGTCGTTGAAGCTGTACCACTGGCTATCGCTGAAGGACTTGATGCAGGCGTAATAGTGTCCACCTGCGGCGCTCCCAGAATGCACCATTACTGAGAAGAGTTCATAGGTCAATGAGCTCTGCAAAGAAGTGAAAGTGAGAAGATATCCTCTGTTATTGTTATTCCCCAATAACAGCATTACTACAGCAAGTCTTCTTGATGTAGTAATGAATGACGTCATAATTTCTGTGTTTatagttatgtttaatatttgtaGTAACATCTATTTTGCAGAAATGTCAGGATTAAGACTGGAGATACCTTTGGCTTAAGTACCCTCTCAGCGGTGGTGGTGCTGTCCAGGCAGATGCCCTCATCCACACCGTCGTCCGTGGAGAAGTCGTTGCTCATCTGGTCGCTGTGGCAACTGCCTTCGTTCTCCGCCCCACTGTCAGTGCAGCTCTCCGTCTGAGGGGATTTCTGTAAGTCGCAATTAATTCAAGAGATCATTATCGGTCACGATCAGGAACAAACAGAGTAAAATCTAACAAGGACTGTGGATATAACGATCACGAGGCTGATCTTTTTACCTCATCCTCGAGGTCAATAAAAGGGCTCATGTCAAGCTCCTCAGGGAAGGTCATGCGGTCGTTGAGCTTGATTCTGTGCATAGTGGTGTAGTCGAAGTCAAAGCGTTTCAGCTGCAGCGTCAGCAGGTAGGGAAAGTGCAGAAAACGCAGACCCTAAATATTCAGACACAAACAGGAGGCAACACCACAGTGAGAATGCAGTACAGACGCAGAGACAATGATGACAGTTTGCACTAATCTGCTGAGCTCCTGCTCACCTTGCGTGCGTCGCATTTCTTCTTGCAGCGCTCGCAGAAGTACTGGTTGGGCCCGTCCAGAGTTTCAGGCTGGATGAAGGCCTGCAGTGCTTCCTCCTGTTACAATGCACAACAGGCATTTATAGTTAATAAATGTGATCATGCTTTTTAATGGATGTAATTAGGGATCATATCCAAATACAGTTTAAGTATTGAAGTAAACTCATAGTAGCTTGATGCAGTAGCTTGTTGGAGCAGACAAACTGGACATGCTCAGGTTGTTAGCAACAAGCTACACAGCTAACTCAGCTAAGCTATGCAGATCCTTTTTCTTAAGCTGCaaactgtattattattgtgttgtatataacaaaaaatatgcaTGTTGACTTATCTGAACTAAtacttgtatatacagtataactcagTTAAAAGGAAGAAACTCTAAACAGGGAAGGTTTACTTTACCCAGGTACGCTGGTACATAAAACCTGACAGGTTAAATATGAAGACGAGACGTACCACGCTGCCGAAGGCCTGACTGGCTCCGAAAGGCCTGATGACCAATGGGATGTCCAGGTACGTGTCGATCCTCCAGCTTTCATTGCCACACTCCAGACAGCGCACGTAGTCCTTCAGTTTGCCCTGGTACAGCTGATTTATAAGGTCAGCCTGAAGAATCATAACACGCCATTATTGAGTAtggaaacatactgtacacccaaAATCTTTAATATGATTCAAAGTCAAAAGAAACCATGGCACATAATGTTTTACAACTAAACCATAATTttgatgaattaaaaaaaattcaaatacaaGTGCAACTTAAACCTGACCTGTGATCATTAAATCACCTCTTCACTTAGAATGTTAATTCTAGTCCACATGAGTGAACAAGAAAATCATGAATGCCCTGGTATTCATGTCAGGCATGTCTTACAGCTCGTAAGAGTCTGCATTAATACAAACATGTTCCAAATCACAAAATACGACTAACCCTGAGCCTTTTCAAGTTACACTAGGTCCTTTGTTCAGTCCCTAGTGGATTAGTGGCGTATCAGATGAAGCTGCAGGAGCTGTAGCACGTACCTGCTCCGTCTGTTTCCACTTTTGTTCCAAGGCGTCGAACATGACCCGGCAAAGTTCCTGGACATCGTGCTGTTGCCAGGCTGCATAATAtacaagtgcacacacacacacacacacacacacacacaaacacagaccaaTGAAGAATACCTACATAGAATGCACTttcaatcagttttttttatatacacagacAAGACAAAGAACTTTCTCTGCACTGGTTCTAATGCATGCAATGTTCTGTATTAAAGGCAGGTGCACTTGGACTATAAACCCTATTAAATTAAAGACTCCAAGATAGTTCTCGTATTAACActaacattttctttaaactaGATAGCAACAGAAAAGACAGACAGGCATCCTTTTTCTATGCGTGTAATAGAAAGCTGCAATCATGTGACAGGTGATATTTGAATGAATTGAAATTCTCTAACCTATGCAAATCAGTTATGCCACAGTAAATCCAAACAAAtgactcagatttttttttcttggtctaATT is part of the Clarias gariepinus isolate MV-2021 ecotype Netherlands chromosome 15, CGAR_prim_01v2, whole genome shotgun sequence genome and harbors:
- the usp47 gene encoding ubiquitin carboxyl-terminal hydrolase 47; this encodes MEMVPSEENLLVPKEIENAAEEPRVLCIVQDTTNAKTVNERLTLNLPASTTLSKLYEDVAHKAGYVNSTFELAWANVADLAPLDQASETSLVESGFEPGKRNFLQLTDKDGEQPQIASDESGTADSSGLDDSSQDRFIGPLSRDGTVGCSSDYSSPSYSYSSILNKSDTGYVGLVNQAMTCYLNSLLQTLFMTPEFRNALYNWEFEDSEKDPVNSIPYQLQRLFVLLQTSKKRAIETTDVTRSFGWDSSEAWQQHDVQELCRVMFDALEQKWKQTEQADLINQLYQGKLKDYVRCLECGNESWRIDTYLDIPLVIRPFGASQAFGSVEEALQAFIQPETLDGPNQYFCERCKKKCDARKGLRFLHFPYLLTLQLKRFDFDYTTMHRIKLNDRMTFPEELDMSPFIDLEDEKSPQTESCTDSGAENEGSCHSDQMSNDFSTDDGVDEGICLDSTTTAERVLKPKSSLTYELFSVMVHSGSAAGGHYYACIKSFSDSQWYSFNDQHVSKITQDDIRKTYGGSSGSRGYYSSAFASSTNAYMLIYRLKDSSRNAKYLDVEDFPEHIKRLVQRERESEEQEKRQREIERNTCKIKLFCMHPVKTMMMENKLEVHKDKTLREATEIAYKLMDLEGLVPLDCCRLVKYDEFHEYLERSYEGEEDMPMGLLLGGVKSSYMFDLLLETCRPDQVFQPYKPGEVMVKVHVVDLKSETIAAPISVRAYLNQTITEFKQLIAQATGLSAETMRVVLERCYNDLRLLYVPNKTLKAEGFFRSNKVFVESSDSDDHQATFTDSLLWKLLDRHGNTIRLFVSLPEKSPGSMAHRTSCSKASGDSEDSFEGAKSRGQCVEAILEESTEKLKNLSLQQQQKQQQQQKQTSSTSESQKSSDHSDFEHLDFPQAENQLASEERSDSDANNDRSTSSVDSDILSSSHSSDTLCNADGAPLPLANGLDSHSITSSRRSKAHEGKKETWDTAEEDSGTDSEYDENGKSKTQTHYLYFRAEQYSQDDAALDAQKGLLIHVDKRITLAAFKQNLEPYVGVQATQFKVFRVYANNQEFESVRLNETLSSFSDDNKITIRLGRALKKGEYRVKVYQLLVNEAEPCRFLLDTVFAKGMTVRQSKEELIPQLREQCKLDLCIDRFRLRKKTWKNPGTVFLEYHVYEEDINISSNWEVFLEVLDEPERMKSMSQLAVLTRRWCPAQMKLEPFREVVLESSSVDELKEKLSEMSQIPLGNLEFAKGRGTFPCDISVLEIHQDLDWNPKVSTLNVWPLYICDDGAVVYYRDSAEEPMELSEEERNELMKKESSRLLKTGHRVSYSPRKEKALKIYLDGGPSKDSGQD